Proteins encoded within one genomic window of Ailuropoda melanoleuca isolate Jingjing chromosome 16, ASM200744v2, whole genome shotgun sequence:
- the LOC100478260 gene encoding membrane-spanning 4-domains subfamily A member 6A isoform X1: MANQTIVVLTPNGINFPQTETPKPTNQRQDSLEKRLKAEIKVLGTIQILCGAMVLSWGIILVSVPSSPQYTPMLSILLKAAYPFVGALCFVISGILSVIMEKKSTKLLAQSGVAANILSSLCALVGFILLSVNLAALDPAFWNCTLNKEGKVPRGHPFFRFLWPYAKTNCFMAKTLLAGTLSVMLICTVLEFCLALLAAAVWWKEAHSNFAGSVLFLPQSYKNKSSMPAKAFSDPGNEELLPS, encoded by the exons ATGGCCAATCAGACCATCGTAGTTCTGACACCAAATGGCATCAACTTCCCCCAAACAGAGACACCCAAGCCCACCAACCAGAGGCAAGACAGCCTAGAGAAACGTCTAAAAGCAGAGATCAAAGTTCTTGGG ACAATCCAGATCCTGTGTGGGGCAATGGTGTTGAGTTGGGGAATTATTTTGGTATCTGTTCCCTCCTCTCCACAATATACCCCGATGCTTTCCATCCTGTTGAAGGCTGCTTACCCATTCGTAGGAGCCTTGTGT TTTGTCATTTCTGGAATTCTATCTGTCATCATGGAGAAAAAATCAACTAAACTTTTG GCTCAGAGCGGTGTGGCTGCAAACATTCTGAGCTCTCTATGTGCTCTCGTGGGTTTTATTCTCCTCTCTGTCAACCTGGCTGCTTTGGATCCTGCCTTTTGGAATTGTACCTTGAACAAAGAGGGCAAGGTACCTAGAGGACATCCTTTTTTCCGTTTTCTCTGGCCATATGCTAAGACTAACTGTTTCATGGCCAAAACCCTTCTGGCT GGAACTCTGTCTGTGATGCTGATTTGCACAGTTCTGGAGTTCTGTCTGGCCTTGCTCGCTGCTGCAGTTTGGTGGAAAGAGGCTCATTCCAACTTTGCTGGG agtGTGCTTTTCTTGCCCCAGAGTTACAAGAATAAATCCAGCATGCCCGCAAAGGCGTTTTCTGACCCTGGAAATGAAGAACTACTGCCTTCTTAG
- the LOC100478260 gene encoding membrane-spanning 4-domains subfamily A member 6A isoform X2, with amino-acid sequence MANQTIVVLTPNGINFPQTETPKPTNQRQDSLEKRLKAEIKVLGTIQILCGAMVLSWGIILVSVPSSPQYTPMLSILLKAAYPFVGALCFVISGILSVIMEKKSTKLLAQSGVAANILSSLCALVGFILLSVNLAALDPAFWNCTLNKEGKGTLSVMLICTVLEFCLALLAAAVWWKEAHSNFAGSVLFLPQSYKNKSSMPAKAFSDPGNEELLPS; translated from the exons ATGGCCAATCAGACCATCGTAGTTCTGACACCAAATGGCATCAACTTCCCCCAAACAGAGACACCCAAGCCCACCAACCAGAGGCAAGACAGCCTAGAGAAACGTCTAAAAGCAGAGATCAAAGTTCTTGGG ACAATCCAGATCCTGTGTGGGGCAATGGTGTTGAGTTGGGGAATTATTTTGGTATCTGTTCCCTCCTCTCCACAATATACCCCGATGCTTTCCATCCTGTTGAAGGCTGCTTACCCATTCGTAGGAGCCTTGTGT TTTGTCATTTCTGGAATTCTATCTGTCATCATGGAGAAAAAATCAACTAAACTTTTG GCTCAGAGCGGTGTGGCTGCAAACATTCTGAGCTCTCTATGTGCTCTCGTGGGTTTTATTCTCCTCTCTGTCAACCTGGCTGCTTTGGATCCTGCCTTTTGGAATTGTACCTTGAACAAAGAGGGCAAG GGAACTCTGTCTGTGATGCTGATTTGCACAGTTCTGGAGTTCTGTCTGGCCTTGCTCGCTGCTGCAGTTTGGTGGAAAGAGGCTCATTCCAACTTTGCTGGG agtGTGCTTTTCTTGCCCCAGAGTTACAAGAATAAATCCAGCATGCCCGCAAAGGCGTTTTCTGACCCTGGAAATGAAGAACTACTGCCTTCTTAG